GCGCGCAGCAGTTCGACTCGAACAACCAGAACGAGGCGCGCCGCGCCTTCCGCATCGTCAACGCCAGCCTCGGCTACGCCTGGCGCGAGTGGACGCTCACGCTCTGGGCCAAGAACCTCCTCAACGAAACCTACGACAAGCGCGTGTATTTCTTCGGCAACGCGGACCCCGACTACATCGAGACCCGCTACGAGGACCGCGCCGACCCGCGCCAGATCGGCGTCACGGCGAGCTACCGCTTCTGAGGCCTGCCGCCGTCGAACGTCTTCGAGGATTTGTCACCTATTAGGTGACAAATCCTTTTGGACGGTCTGTTCACTCCGCGCTCAGCTCGGTCGCAATCTCCGCGACCTGTCGCGCGTAGGTGACGCCGCTCTCCGGCGGGAAATGCTTCAAGCCGTCCGCCCGCAGGCGCGGCGCATGGTCGCGCACGTAGGCGTCGAAGGCCTTGCGCGAGGGGAACACGTATTGCGTCTCCACGACCGCGGGCGCGGTATCGCTCTCGCGGTCGGGCAGCACGATGCGCACGGCGGTAGCGCCGCCGGCCATGACCTCGGCGACGTGGTTCGGTGTGAGCCACGAGAGGAAGCGGCCGCGTTGTTGGAGGTCCTGGCACGTGGCGCGGACAGTGTAGAGGAGGGCGGGCATGGGCGTGAGAGCTGAGAGCTGAGAGCTGAGAGCTGAGAGCTGAGAGCTGAGAGCTGAGAGCAAAACACGCGTTATGCAATGTTGGCGCACGAAGCGAGAATTTCGCGGCCGAAAAACCCGCGCTTTCCTTGTGCGCGCTCCTCGCTACGTTCGCGGCTCGCCTATGCTTCCCCGCCTCCTTCGCGGCCGCTGCGCCGCCCTTTGCGTTTCGTTCTTCGCGGTCACTCTGACTGCCGTCGCGACCGACCAGCGTCCGCTGTCGCTCGACGACATGTTCAAACTCAAGCGCGTGTCCGACCCGCAGATCTCCCCCGACGGTCGGCACGTCGTCTACGTCGTCACCGACGTCCTCTTCGCGGAAAACCGCACCCAGTCCGATCTCTGGATCGCCGACACCACCGGCGGCCAACCGCACGCGCTGACCTCGACGCCAAAGAACGAACGCCACCCGCGCTGGTCGCCCGACGGCAAGTGGATCGCCTTCGAGTCGAATCGCGTCGGCGACGACTACCAGGTGTTCGTGCTGCCCACCGATGGTGGTGAGGCGCGGCAGATCACGACGCTCTCCACCGGCGCGACGTCGCCCGTGTGGTCGGCGCAGGGTGACCAGATCGCGTTCGTCTCGGAGGTGTTTCCGGAATTTTCGGAGAAGCCGTTCGCCGAGGCGGACAAGTTGAACAAGGAGAAACTCGCCGCGCGCGAGGCCAGCAAGGTCAAGGCCCACATCGCCACGCAGCTGCTCTATCGCCACTGGGATTCGTGGGTCGAGGACAAGCGCCAGCACGTGTTCGTCGTGCCGGTCAAGGACGGCGTCGCGACCGGCGCACCGCGCAACGTCACCCCCGGCGAAAATGACGGCGTGCCGACTTCCGACACGTTCAGCGCGGGCGACGAGTTCGCCTTTTCACCCGACGGCAAGTCGCTCGCTTTCACCGCGCCGCCGCTGCCGACGCGCGAGCAGGCGTGGAGCACGAATCACGACATCTGGCTCGTCGATCTCGCCACGCTCGAGCGCAAGCGTCTCACGACTGCGCCGGGCGCGGAGGGGTATCCGCGCTTCTCGCCCGACGGCAAGACGCTCGCCTACCGCGCGCAGGAGCGCAGCGGCTTCGAGGCCGAGCGCTGGGAGCTGAAGGTGCTCGATCTCGCCACCGGCCAGTCCCGCAGCCTCACGCAGAAATGGGACCGTTCCGCCGAGGCGTTCGTCTGGGCGCCCGATGGCAAGAAACTCTATTTCACCGCGCAGGACGCCGGCATCGAGCCGGTTTGGTCGGTCGATCTCGCGAGCGGCTCCGCGGCTGCGCCCGCGCGCGTCACGAGCGGCGGCGGCGTGTTCGGCAGCTTGAGCATCACGGCCGACGGCGGCGTGCTCGCCTTCACGCAAGCCAGCGCGACGCGCCCGCCCGAAGTCGGTGCGCTCAACCTCGTCGGTGCCGCCGATGCCGTCGCCCCGCGCGCCCTCTCGCAGACCAACGCCGCCTTGCTCGCCGGCGTGCAGTTGAACGCGCTCGAATCCGTCACCGTCGCCGGCGCGGGCGGCACGCCCGTGCAGATGTGGCTGCTGAAGCCGCCGGGCTTCGACCCCGCAAAGAAATACCCGCTCGTGTTCTGGGTGCACGGCGGCCCGCAGGGCGCGTGGATGGATGCATGGAGCACCCGCTGGAATCCGCAAATCTGGGCTGCGCAGGGTTACGTGCTCGCGATGCCGAATCCGCGCGGCTCGACCGGCTTCGGCCAGAAGTTCACCGACGAGATCTCCAAGGATTGGGGCGGCAAGGTCTACACCGACCTGATGGCGTGCATGGACTGGCTCGAACAACAGCCGTTCATCGACGCGAAGCGCGCCGCCGCCGCGGGCGCGAGCTACGGCGGCTACATGATGAACTGGTTCCAGGGCCACACCGACCGCTTCCGCACGCTCATCACGCACTGCGGCGTGTTCGACCTCTCGAGCATGTATGGCACGACCGAGGAAGTGTGGTTCGACGAGTGGGAGCACGGCATCCCGTGGGAGACGTCCGACGCCGACAAGTTCTCCCCGCACAAGTTTGCCGCCAACTTCAAGACGCCGAACCTGATCATCCACAACGAGCGCGATTTCCGCGTGCCGATCAACCAAGGCATGGAACTGTTCACGACGCTCCAGCGCCGCGGCGTGCCGTCGAAGCTCATCATGTTCCCCGACGAGGGCCACTGGGTGCTCAAGCCGCAGAACAGCGAGCTCTGGCACAAGGAAGTCTTCGCCTGGCTGGCGGAGTATTTGAAGTGATGTAGGGCGGGGTCTCCCGACCCCGCCTTTGTGTGCGCAAGAATGAACCTCTGCGGCGGGGTCAGGAGACCCCGCCCTACAAAAGCTACCGCCCCGTGATTGCCGCTCTTTGGAAACGCTTCCGCACCGACTCGCCGCGCTGGGCGCAGCGGCTCGGATTGACGCGCGAGCATTTCGCCATTTCGAGCCGGCACGACCGCGTGCGCGCCGCCTGGGCACCGCACCTGCGCGCCAGCCGCGAGGCCATCCTCGCGGCGACCGAGCGTTGCCCACGCCGCGAGCGAGCGCTCGTGATCGGTGCCGGCGATTGCCTCGACGTGCCGGTGGCCGAGCTCGCGGCGCGCTTCGCGCAAGTGACGCTCGCTGATATCGTCGTGAGCGCGACGGCGAAGGACTGCGCGAAACGCTTTCCCGGCCGCGTGCGCTGCGAGCAGTGGGATGCGACCGGTGCGCTCGCGCGTCTGGCCGAAGTGCGCGACGTGATCTCCGCGCACGACGCGCCGAAGCTCTTCGCCGATTCCGATCCTGGCCCGCCGCCGGGCGGCGAACCGGATTTTGTCGTCTCGGCCAACTGCCTCTCGCAACTCGGCCTCGTGCCGGCGCACGCGTTGCCCGCCGCGGAGAAGGACAAGGGCTTGCCCGATCGCTGCGCCAAAGTCGCGGCGCGCCGCCACCTCGACTGGCTGGCGGAACGGCGCGGCGCCGTGCGCGTGCTGCTGGTCGACGCCGCGCGGCTCGATCTCGCGCCCGACGGTGCGACGGTGTTGAAGACCGAGACGCTCTACACCCGCTTTGGGCTGCGGGCGCCGGACCGCACTTGGCGCTGGAATCTCGCGCCGATCCCCGAGTGGTCGCCCGACTTCCACCGCGTCCACGACGTCGGCGTGTGGGTGGATGGAGCGGAGTGACGGCGAGCGGGGCTGAGCCGGGTTTACACCGCAAGCAGCGTGCGGGCATGCGATCGTGCTCTCTGGGGTGCAACCGAGGTCGCTGTCTACCGCTGAGGCGAAGCGCGTTTTAGAATAGACTCAGAGTTCGTCGACTACTTGGCGCAGCACCTTGGCGGCGACACGGGAGACGGGGAGTTCGTTGGCGTCGATCGGATTCGCGCCGTGCTGGCCGCCGGCGAGATCGCTCAGGCCGCGCACGATGAGGATGGGCACGCGGTTGCACCAGGCGACGTGCGCGAGCGCCGTGGATTCCATGTCGGTGCAACGCGCGGACCAGACTTTCTGGAGCCACTCGCGGTAGGCGCGGTTGTCGAGGAAGACGGAGCCGGTGACGCCGGTGCCGCCGACGTGGATCGCGACGTCGTGGTCGGCGCGGTGGAATTTGGGGAGCTTGGCGATGGCGCGGCGCGTGGCGTCGAGCAGTGCGGGATCGATCGGGAAGACGGGCATCGTCTCGTAGTCGGCCGCGCCGTCGCGCACGGCGGCGACGTCGTCGGGGTGGATCATGCCGAAGTGTTCGTGGCGGATCGTGAGGTAGTCGGGTTTCACGTAGCCGCCGTGGCCGTCGTCGTTGAGGTAGGCGGATTCGTCGTGGTAGGCCCAGCGTTCAGGCACGACGATGTCGCCGACGCGGAGCTTCGGATCAGTGCCTCCGGCGACGCCGGCGAAGAGCACGGCGGTGATGGGCAGGTGGTCGAGTGCGAGTTGGAGCTGGTAGGCGGCATTGACGACGCTGGTGCCGGTGCGGAAGAGCACGACGTCGTGCCGGCCGACGCGACCGCGCCAGAAGGTGACGCCTTTGAAGGTTTCCTTGGTGAAGCCGTTGGCCTCGGTGGCGCCGAATTCGTCGCGCAGCGCGGTGAGTTCGGGCGGGTAGGCGCCGCAGAGGGCGAGCAACTCGGCGCGCGAGTCGGCGGCGAAGGAGAGGGCGCCGAGCACGGCGAAGAGCAGCGCGTGAGCGAGTCGAGGGAGGCGACTGAGCGGCGACAGAGACGCAAGGCGGGACATGCGCGGCGCGTGAGCAGGCGCGGTGCCAGCGGGTGGAGGCCGCAGGCGGGCTCGGGAGAATTTTCGCGAGTCCGGTGTCGGCTCGCTGGCGCTCGCCGCTACCGGCAGTGAGGATATGGGCCACTTCGCGCTTCGCTTGGCATCGGAACGGCTGTTGGCTGGCCCGAATGACGCTGTTCCAACGCCTGTTCCGCCTCGACGAGAACGGCACGACTGCCGCCCGCGAGATGCAGGCTGGCCTGACGACCTTCGCCGCGATGGCCTACATCCTCGCGGTGAATCCCTCGATCCTGTCCGCCACGGGCATGGACAAGGCCGCGCTCGTCACGGTGACCGCGCTCACGGCAGCGCTGGCGACGGCGTTGATGGCGCTGCTGACGAACTACCCGATCGCGCTGGCGCCGGGCATGGGCATCAACGCGTTCTTCACGTTCACGATCGTGCTGGGCAAGGGCGTGCCGTGGACGGAGGCGCTGGGCATGGTGTTCGTGAACGGCGTGGTGTTCCTCGCGCTGTCGGTCACCGGCGTGCGGGAGAAAATCATCCACTCGATCCCGCATTCGCTGAAAATCGCGGTGACGTGCGGCATCGGACTCTTCATCGCGTTCATCGGCTTGAAAAACGGCGGGGTGATCGTGGCGCATCCGGCGACGTTCGTCTCGCACGGCGATTTCGCATCGGGGCCGGTGGCGCTGTGCCTCTTCGGCATCCTGTTGACGGCGGTGCTCGTGGCGCGACGGGTGACGGGGGCGATTTTTCTCAGCATCGCGGCGGTGACGGTCATCGGGCTGTTCGTGCCGGGCGCGGGCGGGAAAATGGTGACGGCGGTGCCGGATCATTTCGTGGGATTGCCGGCGTCGCCGTCGCCGGTGTTCATGAAACTGACCTTCGGATTTCTGACGGACGGCAAGGCGCTGATGCTGGCGCTGCCGATCATCCTGACGCTGCTGCTGGTGGATATGTTCGACAACATCGGCACGCTGATCGGCGTGACGAAGCGCGCGGGGCTGCTCCGACCGGACGGCACGCTGCCCGGCGCAGGACGCGCGCTGGTGGCGGATTCGGTGGCGACGCTGCTCAGCGCGATTTTCGGCACCTCGACGGTGGTGAGCTACATCGAGTCGGCGTCGGGCGTGGAGGCGGGCGGACGCACGGGGCTGACGTCGCTGACGACGGCGGGGCTGATGTTGGGCGCGCTGTTTTTCACGCCGTTGATCCTGATGGTGCCGGCGGTGGCGACGGCGCCGGCGTTGGTGATCGTGGGCGTGTTCATGATGCAATCGATCACCGAGATCGACATGCACGACTTCAAGGTGGCGATGCCGGCGGTGCTCACGCTTTTGGCGGTGCCGCTGACGTTCAGCATCGCGGAAGGCATCGGCGTGGGACTGATGGCGGCGGCGCTGCTCGCGGTGGGCCTCGGCGAGCCGAAGAAGTTGACGCCGCTCGGCTACGTGCTCGCGGCGGTGTTCTTCGCGCAATTTTTCCACCTTTGGCCGTTCGGCGGCTGAGGCGCAGAGGTGGGGCGCGAGCGAGTTCGCTGATTGGAGGAAAGGCGAAGACGACACACGGTCTTAGCCGTAGGGGCGCAGTCTTGCTGCGCCCGGGGATGATGCCGCGATTGACGAAGGGCGCAGCAAGACTGCGCCCCTACATTTCAAGACCGTGGCTTCGTGACCGGTGAGCGGGTGACGCGGACGGTCCAGGTGCCGCCGGAGGCGAGGCCGTGGGCTTGGGAGAAGTTGCCCATGTTGAGCGCGAAGGAGACGTTGAGCAGGCTGTTCAGGTAGAGCAGCGGCGCGCCTTCGGGGACATCGCCGAAGGTGCGGACGTAGGGTAGCACGCCGCGCCAGACTTCGCGGCCTTCGTGGCTGATGACGACGGTGAAGGTGTCGCCGAAGCGCGGCGCGGGCGTGAGGCCCTCGAAGAGCGTGTCGGGGATGTTGGTCCAGACGTTGCCGTAGTGGAAATCGATGAGCGGGATCGTGCCGACGAGGGCGTCGCCGTCGCGCGCGGCGGGAGTGTAGGGGAGGCGGACGACTTCGGGGGCGAGGAGCGGGCCGACTTGCTCGAAGGTGATCGCGCCGGAGGCGAGGCGCGCGCCGACGTAGGCATAGACGTCGCGGCCGTGGAAGGTGTAGCTCTTTTCGGAGCCGGCGCGGCGGTTGACGTGTTCGTCGATGCGGCGGACGGCGGCGATGCCGAGTTCCTCGGCGACGAGGGAGAGGGTGCCGTTGTCGGGGGTGACGAAGTAGTGGCCGGATTTGGTTTGGAGGACAACGGAGGCGCGGGCGGTGCCGACGCCGGGATCGATGACGGAGACGAAGACGGTGCCGGCGGGCCAGTAGGGCGCGGTTTGCTTGAGGCGGTAGGCGGCTTCCCAGATGTCGTAGGGCGTGTTCTCGTGGCTGAGGTCGAAGAGGTGAAGCGTGGGATCGACGGAGACGGCCACGCCCTTCATGGCGGCGACGGCGCCGTCCTTGGTGCCGAAGTCGGTCTGGATCACGAGCGGGCCGAGCGGCGCGGCGAGGGCGTGGAGCGCGAGAACGAGGGAGAGCGCGAAGGCGAGGCGGGCGAGCGAGGGAATGCGGCGGAGGAGCATGGCGGGAAGTGGGAGCGTGGGTTGGCTCGGTTGAAACACAGAGGGCGCAGAGACCACAGAGGAAAAACGGTTGGTGCGCGAGTGGAGGATATGGAAGAGGGCAAGCGGGGTCGGCGGTCATAGGCCGCCGCTACCGAAGAGCGCGTGCTGGTGCGGTGAGCGAGGCGCGAGCAAGCTCGCTGCCTGCGCGGTGGGTGAAAAAAGGCCGGCCGTCGCAGGCGTGGGTGCGACGGCCGGCCTCGCGGGAAAGAGCGGGACTCAGAAGTTCTTTTTCAACGTGAGCTGGAGCTGCGTGCCGGGCAGGGTCAGGATTGAGGCGTTGCCGTAGACGGCGTTGGGCGGTCCCCAGTTTTTCTCGTCAGTGATATTGCTGATGGCGAGGCGGGCGCCCCAGGTCTTGGTGTTGTAGGCGACGCCGGCGTCGATCGAGTATTGGGTCGGGATTTTGAGGGTGCCGGCGAAGTTGTTGATCATCGAGCCGGTGACGAGGGCGTTGGCGTTCACGGTCCATTGCGGGGTGAGGGCGTAGGAAGCGAGCGCGTTGAAGAGGTGCTTGGGCAGGCCGGAGACGCGACCGTCGTCGTTTTTCGCGGCGTAGAACTGGCCGACGCCGCCGTCGGACTGGAAGCCGGCGGAGGTGACGGCGACGATGTAGGAATAGGAGACGGTGGCGTAGAGGCGTTTGCTGGGCTGGTAGTTCAGCTCGGCTTCGAAGCCCTTCGAATGGAATTTCTGGATGATGGTGGAGCTGGTGCTCTTGAAGGTGCGGGTCTGGTCGAAGAGGGCGAAGTTCAGGAAGAGCTTGTTCTGGTAGAGGGCGTATTTGGTGCCGACTTCGATGAGCTCGCTCGGTTGGAGGAAGTTGTCCTTGAAGAGGGCGGTGCCGGCGGCGTTCCAGCCGGTGATGCCGCCGCCGTTGCCGACGGCGCCGGAGGTGTTCTTCGAGTAGTTGTAGGTGGCGTAGAGGCTGGAGGCGGTCGTGGGCTTGTAGACGAGGCTGGCGTTGTAGTTGGGCACCCAGACGGTGATCGATGCGGTGGGGTGCGAGGCGAGGAGGGGCTCGCGGACCCAGGCGTGGAAGCGGTCGGCGCGGCCGCCGGCGATGAGGCTGAGTTTGTCGGTGAGCTTGTAGTTGCCCTGCGCGAAAAGGCCGGCGGTGCTGCCCTTGGAGTCGTTGGTGTCGCCGTTCGAGATGCCGTCGGTGGCGTAGCGGCCGGGCCAGCCGGGGATCGGGAGCGAGGTGAAGGGATTGGGGAAGTTCATCGAGTTGTAGACGTTGACGTAGCTGAGATCCTTGGTGAGGTCCCAGACGTTGGCGGGCTCGAAGAAGTAGTCGTCGTAGGCCTTGGTGCGCTGGTAGCGGAGGTCGAGGCCGGCGTTGAGCGTCCAATCCTTTTCGGTGACGATGAACTCGGTGCGGTTCTCGGCGAACCAGGAGGGATCGATGACTTCGGAGTAGTAGTAGGAGCTGAGCGTGTCGCGCTTGGTGTAGCTCCAGTAGGTGTTGTTCACGATCTTGAAGGTCGGGCTGACGGTCTTGGTCTGGATGGCTTGGAAGTTGTATTCGCGGCCGGTGGAGTGGTCGCCGGGGCGGAGGAGGCGGGCGTGGCGGCTGATCTCGACGGTGGGGCCGAAGACGACGCGGTTGCCGGCGGGGTAGCCGGAGGTGACCCAGCGGGAGTTCTGCGGGTCGGAGACGGGGGCGGCGGTGCCGCCGACGGTGGCGACGTTGCCGAAGGAGATGGGGTTGCCGGAGGCGTCGGCGTAGCCGAAGGGATACGCGCCGAAGTCGGGCGCGGGGTTGCTGTTCACGCCGGTGAGGTAGCGGCCGTTGTCGATGAGGTCTTGGGTGACGCGGTTGAGGCCCCAGTTTTCGGTGTATTTGTAGAGCGAGACGCTGCCGCTGAAGAAGATCTCGTAGCCGGTGGAGGGGCGGAGGGTGAGGGCGCCGTAGAGCGAGTTGTTCTTGTTATAGTAATTGTGCCAATAGCCCTTGCTGTCCTGGCCGGAGTAGCTGAGGCGGTAGGCGGCCTTGGACGAGATCGGGCCGCCGACGTCGATGGTCCACTCCTTTTGCGAATAGGAGCCGATGGTGACGCTGGCGGTGCCCTTGAAGCCGTCGAAGTAGGGGCGCTTGGTCACGAGGTCGACGAAGCCGCCGACATACATCGAGGTGCCTTGGACGGCGGTGGCAGGGCCTTTGACGATGTTGACGGACTCGACGGAGTTGAAGTTCAGCGGGAGGCCGTTGCCGTTGGAGGTGATGCGGCCGCGGACGCCGTTGATGAAGAGGTCGGCGGTCTGGCCGCGGATGGAGGGATTGGCGGGGGCGCCGAAGTTGGTCGTGGTGTAGGCGCTCGAGGTCAGCTTGGTGAAGTCGAGCACACTGGAGATGTTGATGTCGCTGAGCTGCTGGCGGGAGATGATGGTGACGTTGCGCGGCACATCCACGATGTTGTCGTCGGTGCCGAAGACGGAGTTGAAGGGGCGCGCCGTGGGCAGGATCTGTTTGGCGATGGGGACGTCGTTGACTTGGAACTCGTCGAGCTTGACGACCTCCTTGTCGGCGGTGGCGTCGGCTGGGGCCTCCTGGGCCTGGAGAAACATCGCGGCAGCGAGTGAGGCGGCCGCGATGGCGAAGCGATACGGTGTGCGGGGATAGGGCTGACGTGTGGGCATCGCCGCTGCCTGAGCAGGCCATGCGCCAACCGCCCACCCGCTCGTGCGTCAAGATAGGTTAGAAGCCGATTCGCCTCGCCGGCGCGACGCTCAGGTTGGTTGTGCTTCACCCCCACCGCGGACGCAGCCCGGCGTCCACCGACAAAAGAAACCAACATAGCGCGGGCGTGCGGCGCTCGCTTTGCATCGCTTGTGATTCGCTCGTCATGACGCGAGTCATTAGCATCGCCGCCGTTTCGCGCGCGGGCCGTTGAAACCATGCGCGATGACAGCGCGGCGCATCGTCGCGCGCGGCCGGTTTGTTCGTAGTGGGCGTGCGGCGCTCGCGGCCGCAACTATGACGACCCTCTCTCGC
This window of the Candidatus Didemnitutus sp. genome carries:
- a CDS encoding S-adenosyl-l-methionine hydroxide adenosyltransferase family protein, whose protein sequence is MLLRRIPSLARLAFALSLVLALHALAAPLGPLVIQTDFGTKDGAVAAMKGVAVSVDPTLHLFDLSHENTPYDIWEAAYRLKQTAPYWPAGTVFVSVIDPGVGTARASVVLQTKSGHYFVTPDNGTLSLVAEELGIAAVRRIDEHVNRRAGSEKSYTFHGRDVYAYVGARLASGAITFEQVGPLLAPEVVRLPYTPAARDGDALVGTIPLIDFHYGNVWTNIPDTLFEGLTPAPRFGDTFTVVISHEGREVWRGVLPYVRTFGDVPEGAPLLYLNSLLNVSFALNMGNFSQAHGLASGGTWTVRVTRSPVTKPRS
- a CDS encoding TonB-dependent receptor — translated: MPTRQPYPRTPYRFAIAAASLAAAMFLQAQEAPADATADKEVVKLDEFQVNDVPIAKQILPTARPFNSVFGTDDNIVDVPRNVTIISRQQLSDINISSVLDFTKLTSSAYTTTNFGAPANPSIRGQTADLFINGVRGRITSNGNGLPLNFNSVESVNIVKGPATAVQGTSMYVGGFVDLVTKRPYFDGFKGTASVTIGSYSQKEWTIDVGGPISSKAAYRLSYSGQDSKGYWHNYYNKNNSLYGALTLRPSTGYEIFFSGSVSLYKYTENWGLNRVTQDLIDNGRYLTGVNSNPAPDFGAYPFGYADASGNPISFGNVATVGGTAAPVSDPQNSRWVTSGYPAGNRVVFGPTVEISRHARLLRPGDHSTGREYNFQAIQTKTVSPTFKIVNNTYWSYTKRDTLSSYYYSEVIDPSWFAENRTEFIVTEKDWTLNAGLDLRYQRTKAYDDYFFEPANVWDLTKDLSYVNVYNSMNFPNPFTSLPIPGWPGRYATDGISNGDTNDSKGSTAGLFAQGNYKLTDKLSLIAGGRADRFHAWVREPLLASHPTASITVWVPNYNASLVYKPTTASSLYATYNYSKNTSGAVGNGGGITGWNAAGTALFKDNFLQPSELIEVGTKYALYQNKLFLNFALFDQTRTFKSTSSTIIQKFHSKGFEAELNYQPSKRLYATVSYSYIVAVTSAGFQSDGGVGQFYAAKNDDGRVSGLPKHLFNALASYALTPQWTVNANALVTGSMINNFAGTLKIPTQYSIDAGVAYNTKTWGARLAISNITDEKNWGPPNAVYGNASILTLPGTQLQLTLKKNF
- a CDS encoding DUF4286 family protein — its product is MPALLYTVRATCQDLQQRGRFLSWLTPNHVAEVMAGGATAVRIVLPDRESDTAPAVVETQYVFPSRKAFDAYVRDHAPRLRADGLKHFPPESGVTYARQVAEIATELSAE
- a CDS encoding 5'-methylthioadenosine/S-adenosylhomocysteine nucleosidase, encoding MSRLASLSPLSRLPRLAHALLFAVLGALSFAADSRAELLALCGAYPPELTALRDEFGATEANGFTKETFKGVTFWRGRVGRHDVVLFRTGTSVVNAAYQLQLALDHLPITAVLFAGVAGGTDPKLRVGDIVVPERWAYHDESAYLNDDGHGGYVKPDYLTIRHEHFGMIHPDDVAAVRDGAADYETMPVFPIDPALLDATRRAIAKLPKFHRADHDVAIHVGGTGVTGSVFLDNRAYREWLQKVWSARCTDMESTALAHVAWCNRVPILIVRGLSDLAGGQHGANPIDANELPVSRVAAKVLRQVVDEL
- a CDS encoding NCS2 family permease; this translates as MFQRLFRLDENGTTAAREMQAGLTTFAAMAYILAVNPSILSATGMDKAALVTVTALTAALATALMALLTNYPIALAPGMGINAFFTFTIVLGKGVPWTEALGMVFVNGVVFLALSVTGVREKIIHSIPHSLKIAVTCGIGLFIAFIGLKNGGVIVAHPATFVSHGDFASGPVALCLFGILLTAVLVARRVTGAIFLSIAAVTVIGLFVPGAGGKMVTAVPDHFVGLPASPSPVFMKLTFGFLTDGKALMLALPIILTLLLVDMFDNIGTLIGVTKRAGLLRPDGTLPGAGRALVADSVATLLSAIFGTSTVVSYIESASGVEAGGRTGLTSLTTAGLMLGALFFTPLILMVPAVATAPALVIVGVFMMQSITEIDMHDFKVAMPAVLTLLAVPLTFSIAEGIGVGLMAAALLAVGLGEPKKLTPLGYVLAAVFFAQFFHLWPFGG
- a CDS encoding S9 family peptidase, translated to MLPRLLRGRCAALCVSFFAVTLTAVATDQRPLSLDDMFKLKRVSDPQISPDGRHVVYVVTDVLFAENRTQSDLWIADTTGGQPHALTSTPKNERHPRWSPDGKWIAFESNRVGDDYQVFVLPTDGGEARQITTLSTGATSPVWSAQGDQIAFVSEVFPEFSEKPFAEADKLNKEKLAAREASKVKAHIATQLLYRHWDSWVEDKRQHVFVVPVKDGVATGAPRNVTPGENDGVPTSDTFSAGDEFAFSPDGKSLAFTAPPLPTREQAWSTNHDIWLVDLATLERKRLTTAPGAEGYPRFSPDGKTLAYRAQERSGFEAERWELKVLDLATGQSRSLTQKWDRSAEAFVWAPDGKKLYFTAQDAGIEPVWSVDLASGSAAAPARVTSGGGVFGSLSITADGGVLAFTQASATRPPEVGALNLVGAADAVAPRALSQTNAALLAGVQLNALESVTVAGAGGTPVQMWLLKPPGFDPAKKYPLVFWVHGGPQGAWMDAWSTRWNPQIWAAQGYVLAMPNPRGSTGFGQKFTDEISKDWGGKVYTDLMACMDWLEQQPFIDAKRAAAAGASYGGYMMNWFQGHTDRFRTLITHCGVFDLSSMYGTTEEVWFDEWEHGIPWETSDADKFSPHKFAANFKTPNLIIHNERDFRVPINQGMELFTTLQRRGVPSKLIMFPDEGHWVLKPQNSELWHKEVFAWLAEYLK